The Acidimicrobiales bacterium genome includes the window CGCCGGAGTCGATCCACCAGTTCGACCTCAAGTACGGGCTCAACCACTCCCTGCTCTACCGCTACTTTTCCTGGCTCTGGCAGGCGCTGCACGGCCACCTCGGCTACTCGTACCAGACCCAGCAGTCGGTGGCCTCCGAGATCGTGCAGCGCTTCCCGGTCACCCTCGAGCTCATCTGCCTCGGGATCTTCCTTGCGGTGATCACCGCCGTCCCGGCCTCGATCCTCGCCGCCCGCCGCCCGATGAAGGCTGCCGACTGGATGGGCCGCGGCGTCGCGATGGTCGGCTTCTCGATGCCGGGCTTCGTGCTCGGGCCGCTGCTGCTCCTCGTCTTCGCCGTCAAGCTGAAGATCGTGCCCTCGGTCGGCTTCGTGCCGATCACCCAGAACCTCTGGCAGAACCTGCGGATCATGATCCTGCCGGGGGTGGCGCTCGGCTTCGCCTTCTTCGCCACCTACTCGCGGATCCTCCGCGGCGACATGGTCGACCAGCTCTACGGCGAGGAGTACGTCCTCACCGCCCGCTCCAAGGGCCTCAGCGAGTGGCGGGTGCTCATCCGTCACGTCTTCAAGAACTCGCTCTTCTCCTTCATCACCGTCCTCGGCACGAACGTCGGGGTGCTCATCGGGGGCGCCGTCGTCACCGAGACCGTCTTTAACCTCGCTGGCATGGGGGGGCTCCTCAACTCGTCGGTCCAGCAGAAGGACTCGCCGGTCGTGCAGGGGCTCGTCGGCGTGATCTGCCTCTCCGTGGTGGTCGCCAATCTGCTCACCGACATCGCCTACCTGCTGCTCGACCCGAGGGTGCGCTATGGCTCTGCCCACTGAGGCGGTCCCCCTCCGGCGCTTCGGCGCGCTGCTCGACGGCCGGGCGCGCTCGATCCGCCTGAAGGGCAACCTCGCGATGATGATCCCGCTCGGGATCCTCCTGCTGATGGTGCTCGCCTGCTTCTTCGGCCCCGCGCTGTTCCACCTGCCGGCCTACCAGGACGGCAACCTCGCGAACGCGAACCTCGGCCTCGGGCAGCAGGGCCACCTGCTCGGCACCGACCCGCTCGGCAACGACCTGCTCTCGCGGAGCCTCGTCGGGGGGCGGGTGTCGATCGAGGTCGGCCTCGGGGCGACGCTCGCCGGCGTGCTGATCGGCAGCAACCTCGGGATGCTCGCGGGCTACTTCGGCGGCGCCCTCGACACCGCGCTGATGCGCCTCATCGACGTGCAGCTCGCCTTCCCGGCGCTCATCCTCGCCCTCATCATCGCCGAGTACCTCGGCCCGAGCGAGTTCCACGAGGGGATCGCCCTCACGGTGCTCTCGGTCCCGAACTACGCCCGGCTCTCACGCGCGGGGACGCTGCGGATCCGCGAGCGCGAGTTCGTGGTCGCGACGCGCATCATGGGGGCGCGCCGGCGCCACATCACCCTCCGGCACATCTACCCGAACATCGTCCCGAGCCTGATCACGATCTTCCCGATCACCGTCTCGGTGGTGATGCTCGTCGAGGCGACGCTCTCCTTCCTCGGCGCCGGCATCCGGCCCCCCGCCCCGAGCTGGGGGAACATGGTCTACGCCGGCACCCAGTACCTGGAGACGGCGCCGATCAACGTGATCGTCCCCGGAGCCTTCCTCTTCGTCACCGTCTGTTGCCTGAACCTCGTCGGCGAGCAGGTCCGGGCGAGGTT containing:
- a CDS encoding ABC transporter permease is translated as MNQALQIIWRRAIHLVPVALAATFVSFLLVNLQQGNTALAVLGTSATPESIHQFDLKYGLNHSLLYRYFSWLWQALHGHLGYSYQTQQSVASEIVQRFPVTLELICLGIFLAVITAVPASILAARRPMKAADWMGRGVAMVGFSMPGFVLGPLLLLVFAVKLKIVPSVGFVPITQNLWQNLRIMILPGVALGFAFFATYSRILRGDMVDQLYGEEYVLTARSKGLSEWRVLIRHVFKNSLFSFITVLGTNVGVLIGGAVVTETVFNLAGMGGLLNSSVQQKDSPVVQGLVGVICLSVVVANLLTDIAYLLLDPRVRYGSAH
- a CDS encoding ABC transporter permease, whose amino-acid sequence is MALPTEAVPLRRFGALLDGRARSIRLKGNLAMMIPLGILLLMVLACFFGPALFHLPAYQDGNLANANLGLGQQGHLLGTDPLGNDLLSRSLVGGRVSIEVGLGATLAGVLIGSNLGMLAGYFGGALDTALMRLIDVQLAFPALILALIIAEYLGPSEFHEGIALTVLSVPNYARLSRAGTLRIREREFVVATRIMGARRRHITLRHIYPNIVPSLITIFPITVSVVMLVEATLSFLGAGIRPPAPSWGNMVYAGTQYLETAPINVIVPGAFLFVTVCCLNLVGEQVRARFGR